The following proteins come from a genomic window of Paenibacillus spongiae:
- a CDS encoding S-layer homology domain-containing protein, whose protein sequence is MKRMLSFTLALAMIVVMLSPAASAEVLNTNADSLMASFKFDNDLKNDVDQEDLIAKGNYSFVDGVWPGTKALHIESGNGNYVGTKQSLKFGDDSFTVSFWYKGDTNDNQVILSNKDFSNGSNAGWAIHTSANSIKMNLGFPTAKDKNITFGRNTFNASDWRHVTYVVDREKMLASMYIDGYEMAQTTLKLGSLDTSNPLNIGSDGLGNLGGNAFDIAELKIWKDAFSSDVVKEHYTSYGVNKVDLTALNDAVAEANAIITGGLGNGYSQTDFDYLNKVFTTASTVSTSQNEKLYTQETIHYYERELNNAIFIYQKSNKTSTPADLNMIVDSDTEISANPAAVERVEKGFRKELELFPQADVLFIPGDVTGGNNANEYVWMNELTGVYNKLADEGLFDRTKLLMIRGNHDMGGAEKFIPVGSAGAWNETTQTYDNNFFKDAYRVNVKGFNFVGFDGNYDDNNTSGKAKNFLDQITKEPDYDPAKPIFVSSHFPVSGTVWSSAWSSGASNNVGKYIADNHLSQVFYMSGHTHYDPTDERSIYQGAATFFEAGGTSYSSYIDGGPYGGYIEGAYINYKVTPRIANFLEVYGSKIIIKQYNLSTEQFVGVPFVATVGEGKDAFTYNKSDTKELIAPQFDEGITIKSFENNELTFTMKQATDNVRVLEYNVQLINKLTGEVDKSFNSLSLPMDQPFDEYREYKLTGLSPITPYTLRVFAADSMYNRSSQDVDITPQGVNLESITAPADKTGAAVGAAKTADALGLPKTVKLVTDGGDGDAKVTWDVESSKYDPALMTVQTFTVNGTVTLPVGVANPNNVPLITSIKVTVEKIPQSQMTATATSEEIVEENNSASLAIDGNSQTFWHTKWDKSDVLPQSITLDLGGTYNISKLTYLPRASALNGVITTYNIYVSTDGVTFTKVASGDWAKDNAEKAATFDPTDASFIKLEATAGANGWASAAEINVFLEPGPSEKPHAVITGLEQVKAGEAFDLTMELNGDMKNEHQSVFSQEFTLHYDPTMLHLDSITSLKDGFQVIDQSETVPGQIWVTAASLGVNVPAQGEMLAFKFMAKAGAQASAKTTVSIDNVVIANEQGKELQVAGASHEVTVSEEGGQVGTIPAVPTGLKATAASMSQINVTWNHSADATGYDLMVDGVIQTDIANPFTHTGLAANTSHTYKVRAKNSAGASEWSTPVTVSTQSYTPSMPTPEPTPEPKPEPTPEPTPEPTDHIFNSNIINAANLIDAIKSRVEEAKKSNDKIDLADLKGHWAEKTLATFVKLQVIVGFEDGMFRPNSPITRAEFAAIIARVFDINGGGAQDAAVLSDINSHWAKNAINNLASAGVINGYGDGTFKPNKTISREEMVIILSRIVSLNEVDKDDSKGNFTDMSSASSFAMNQIKDAAQAGIISGKPNGIFDPKGSSTRAEAMTIILNALNLNDPIKTLLNSLN, encoded by the coding sequence ATGAAAAGAATGTTATCCTTTACGCTCGCATTAGCGATGATAGTCGTTATGCTATCGCCTGCCGCAAGCGCAGAAGTCCTCAACACAAATGCAGACTCCCTCATGGCATCGTTTAAATTCGACAATGACTTGAAGAACGATGTTGATCAAGAGGATTTGATTGCAAAAGGAAATTATAGCTTTGTAGACGGTGTATGGCCTGGAACAAAAGCGCTGCACATAGAAAGTGGAAACGGCAATTATGTCGGTACGAAGCAAAGCTTGAAATTTGGTGATGATAGTTTTACCGTATCCTTCTGGTATAAGGGGGACACGAATGATAATCAGGTCATCTTATCCAATAAGGATTTCAGTAACGGCTCTAACGCAGGCTGGGCGATTCATACTTCAGCGAATTCGATCAAAATGAATTTGGGCTTCCCGACCGCAAAAGACAAGAACATTACTTTCGGACGCAACACATTCAATGCTTCCGATTGGCGTCATGTCACCTATGTAGTAGACCGAGAAAAAATGCTCGCATCGATGTATATCGATGGTTACGAAATGGCTCAAACGACGCTGAAGCTCGGCTCGTTGGATACGTCGAACCCATTGAATATCGGATCTGACGGATTGGGCAACCTTGGCGGTAATGCATTCGATATCGCGGAGCTGAAGATCTGGAAAGACGCATTCAGCAGCGATGTAGTGAAAGAGCATTATACTAGTTATGGTGTAAATAAAGTAGATTTGACCGCACTTAACGACGCAGTAGCAGAAGCCAATGCAATCATTACAGGCGGCCTCGGCAATGGCTACAGCCAAACTGATTTCGATTATTTGAACAAGGTGTTTACGACCGCAAGTACGGTTTCAACATCGCAAAACGAGAAATTATATACACAGGAAACGATCCATTACTACGAACGTGAACTAAACAACGCAATCTTTATCTATCAAAAAAGCAACAAAACATCAACCCCGGCTGATTTGAACATGATTGTGGACAGCGACACGGAAATCAGCGCTAACCCTGCTGCCGTCGAGCGCGTGGAAAAAGGCTTTAGAAAAGAGCTGGAATTATTCCCGCAAGCGGACGTTCTGTTTATTCCCGGCGACGTTACCGGCGGTAACAATGCGAACGAATATGTGTGGATGAATGAGCTGACAGGCGTCTACAATAAACTTGCGGATGAAGGCCTATTTGACCGTACGAAGCTGTTAATGATTCGAGGCAACCATGATATGGGCGGCGCAGAAAAATTTATTCCTGTCGGTTCGGCGGGCGCGTGGAACGAAACTACGCAAACATATGATAACAATTTCTTTAAAGATGCTTATCGGGTCAATGTAAAAGGATTTAATTTTGTAGGCTTTGACGGAAACTATGATGACAACAACACGTCTGGAAAAGCCAAAAACTTCCTTGACCAAATTACAAAAGAACCGGATTACGATCCAGCAAAACCGATCTTTGTCTCTTCTCACTTCCCTGTAAGCGGAACAGTGTGGTCCTCGGCATGGAGCAGCGGGGCAAGTAATAATGTAGGCAAATATATTGCGGACAATCATTTGTCGCAAGTATTCTATATGTCCGGTCATACGCATTACGACCCGACTGACGAACGTTCTATCTATCAAGGTGCGGCTACGTTTTTCGAAGCCGGCGGAACGTCATATTCCAGCTATATTGATGGCGGTCCGTACGGCGGCTATATTGAAGGCGCGTATATCAATTACAAAGTCACACCTCGCATCGCGAATTTCTTAGAGGTGTACGGTTCGAAGATTATTATCAAACAGTATAATTTGAGCACCGAACAATTTGTAGGCGTACCTTTTGTAGCAACTGTTGGCGAAGGCAAGGATGCCTTTACGTACAACAAGAGCGATACAAAAGAACTCATCGCGCCGCAATTTGATGAGGGTATTACGATCAAATCCTTCGAAAACAACGAACTTACTTTTACAATGAAGCAAGCGACTGACAATGTTCGTGTGTTGGAATACAATGTTCAGCTGATCAACAAGCTGACGGGAGAAGTGGACAAATCGTTCAACAGTCTTTCGCTGCCGATGGACCAGCCATTCGATGAATATCGAGAATACAAGCTGACTGGCTTGTCGCCGATTACTCCGTATACACTGCGAGTATTCGCTGCGGATTCCATGTATAACCGTTCGTCGCAGGACGTTGACATTACGCCTCAAGGGGTTAATTTAGAGAGCATCACGGCACCTGCTGACAAAACGGGTGCGGCAGTCGGAGCGGCGAAGACGGCAGACGCTCTTGGTTTGCCGAAAACGGTGAAATTGGTTACCGATGGCGGCGATGGCGATGCCAAAGTGACATGGGATGTAGAGTCTTCGAAATATGATCCTGCTTTAATGACTGTACAGACTTTCACTGTAAACGGAACGGTAACTTTGCCGGTTGGAGTGGCAAATCCGAATAACGTACCTTTGATAACAAGCATTAAAGTAACGGTTGAAAAGATCCCGCAGTCGCAAATGACGGCAACGGCGACAAGTGAGGAAATAGTTGAAGAAAATAATTCAGCATCCCTGGCGATTGACGGAAATTCGCAAACTTTCTGGCATACAAAGTGGGATAAATCGGATGTACTTCCTCAATCGATCACTTTGGACCTCGGGGGAACTTACAACATTAGTAAGTTGACGTATTTGCCGCGAGCGTCTGCGCTTAATGGGGTTATTACGACTTATAATATCTATGTAAGTACGGATGGAGTGACCTTTACCAAGGTTGCAAGCGGAGATTGGGCAAAGGACAATGCGGAGAAAGCAGCGACTTTTGATCCGACAGATGCATCATTTATCAAGCTCGAAGCAACGGCAGGTGCTAATGGTTGGGCATCGGCTGCAGAGATCAACGTATTTTTGGAACCGGGTCCTTCTGAAAAACCGCACGCGGTTATTACCGGACTGGAACAGGTGAAAGCTGGCGAAGCGTTCGATCTGACGATGGAACTGAACGGCGATATGAAAAACGAGCACCAGTCGGTGTTTTCCCAAGAGTTTACGCTTCACTATGATCCGACGATGCTGCATCTTGATTCGATTACATCACTGAAAGACGGATTCCAAGTCATCGATCAATCGGAGACAGTGCCGGGACAAATCTGGGTTACGGCTGCCAGCTTGGGTGTGAATGTGCCTGCCCAAGGCGAAATGCTAGCTTTTAAATTTATGGCTAAAGCTGGAGCGCAAGCTTCTGCTAAGACGACTGTATCGATCGATAATGTTGTAATTGCAAACGAACAGGGGAAAGAGCTGCAGGTAGCCGGTGCCTCCCATGAGGTAACCGTGTCAGAGGAAGGCGGTCAAGTTGGCACAATTCCTGCCGTACCTACAGGTTTGAAAGCGACAGCAGCAAGTATGTCGCAAATCAACGTAACATGGAACCATTCAGCAGACGCAACAGGTTATGACTTGATGGTGGATGGAGTTATTCAAACGGATATTGCAAATCCATTCACACATACAGGTCTTGCAGCAAACACAAGCCACACCTATAAGGTGAGAGCTAAAAATTCGGCAGGAGCTAGTGAATGGAGCACACCGGTAACGGTAAGCACTCAGAGCTATACGCCGTCGATGCCGACGCCAGAACCAACACCTGAGCCTAAGCCTGAACCAACACCAGAACCAACGCCAGAACCAACAGATCATATATTCAACAGCAATATTATTAATGCAGCAAACTTAATTGATGCGATTAAGTCCAGGGTAGAGGAAGCCAAGAAATCTAATGATAAGATTGACCTGGCTGACTTGAAAGGACACTGGGCTGAAAAGACCCTTGCTACGTTTGTGAAACTGCAAGTGATCGTTGGGTTTGAGGATGGCATGTTCCGTCCGAACAGTCCAATCACACGCGCTGAGTTTGCAGCGATCATCGCTCGCGTCTTCGATATCAACGGCGGCGGCGCTCAAGATGCGGCTGTACTGAGCGACATTAACAGTCATTGGGCTAAAAACGCGATTAATAACCTTGCAAGTGCAGGCGTTATTAACGGATACGGTGACGGAACGTTCAAGCCGAACAAAACGATCAGCCGCGAAGAAATGGTCATCATTCTGTCCCGTATTGTCAGCTTGAATGAAGTTGACAAAGATGATTCCAAAGGCAACTTCACGGATATGTCAAGCGCGAGCTCCTTTGCCATGAATCAAATTAAGGATGCGGCACAAGCTGGCATCATTAGCGGCAAGCCAAATGGGATATTTGATCCGAAAGGCAGCTCCACACGTGCTGAGGCTATGACGATCATTCTGAATGCATTGAACCTTAATGATCCAATTAAAACACTCTTGAACAGCTTGAACTAA